From the genome of Candidatus Delongbacteria bacterium, one region includes:
- a CDS encoding class I SAM-dependent methyltransferase, whose amino-acid sequence MKSEFDEQARDWDEDLQRQARTRAVAEALRPHLGTGAGLRALELGCGTGALSFALLPLLGEVTLADNSAGMLEVLQEKIGQLGAGGRMRVLPLDLEHEAPPAAAFDLLYTQMTLHHLVDVPAALGRCHAALRPGGRLFIVDLDSEDGGFHGPEFTGHQGFERRELEQWARQAGFVQAEFSTVFIMHKGGREYPLFLAVLTRAT is encoded by the coding sequence ATGAAGTCGGAGTTTGACGAGCAGGCCCGGGACTGGGATGAGGATCTCCAGCGCCAGGCGCGCACCCGGGCCGTGGCGGAGGCCCTGCGGCCCCACCTGGGGACGGGAGCCGGTTTGCGGGCGCTGGAACTGGGCTGCGGCACGGGCGCGCTCAGTTTCGCCCTGTTACCGCTTTTGGGCGAGGTCACGCTGGCGGACAATTCCGCCGGCATGCTTGAAGTCTTGCAGGAAAAGATCGGGCAACTCGGCGCGGGCGGGCGGATGCGCGTGCTGCCGCTGGACCTGGAGCACGAAGCGCCGCCGGCTGCGGCCTTCGACCTGCTCTACACGCAGATGACGCTGCATCATCTCGTGGACGTGCCCGCTGCCCTGGGCCGCTGCCACGCGGCCCTCCGCCCGGGCGGCCGGCTGTTCATCGTGGATCTGGATTCCGAGGACGGTGGCTTTCATGGTCCCGAATTCACGGGCCATCAGGGCTTTGAACGCCGGGAGCTCGAGCAATGGGCTCGGCAGGCGGGCTTTGTCCAGGCCGAGTTCAGCACGGTCTTCATCATGCACAAAGGCGGGCGCGAGTACCCGCTCTTCCTGGCTGTCCTGACCCGGGCGACCTGA
- a CDS encoding DinB family protein: MQAGIHGRELPRCRSRTCAGGPPDPLENLARAFEVAGVRLEGLRAGTDDAAWCAAPGPGRWSAAQCLAHLVLTSEALLPGLRRGLEQARELGLTEDRPRQDLWGWLLAKGSGPGARWKIRTPPAFDPPPVLEVAPLLERFLDLQRDQAQLARAARDLPLTRVKIPSPFQPRIRYNLFSALVLLAVHQERHLAQVERALNGK; encoded by the coding sequence ATGCAAGCGGGCATCCACGGACGGGAGCTGCCGCGCTGCCGCAGCAGGACGTGTGCCGGTGGGCCGCCGGATCCACTGGAGAACCTGGCCCGGGCCTTCGAGGTCGCGGGCGTCCGGCTGGAGGGGCTGCGTGCCGGAACGGACGACGCGGCCTGGTGCGCCGCGCCGGGGCCGGGGCGCTGGAGCGCGGCCCAGTGTCTGGCGCATCTGGTGTTGACCTCCGAGGCGCTGCTGCCCGGGTTACGGCGCGGGCTTGAACAGGCTCGCGAACTGGGTCTTACGGAGGACCGTCCGCGACAGGATTTGTGGGGCTGGCTGCTGGCCAAGGGCAGCGGTCCCGGCGCGCGCTGGAAGATCAGAACCCCGCCGGCTTTCGATCCGCCGCCCGTGCTGGAGGTCGCGCCGCTTCTCGAGCGCTTCCTGGACCTCCAGCGGGACCAGGCGCAGCTGGCCCGGGCGGCGCGGGATCTGCCCCTGACCCGCGTGAAGATTCCTTCCCCGTTCCAGCCGCGCATCCGCTACAACCTGTTCTCCGCGCTGGTGCTGCTGGCCGTCCACCAGGAGCGGCATCTGGCGCAGGTCGAGCGGGCGCTGAACGGCAAGTAG
- a CDS encoding acyltransferase produces MMRSLDSFRFFAFLAVFLFHAGWLDCGYLGVLAFFVLSGFLLTPILLKMKAGLPRREYFLHFYGRRALRIFPLYYAYLGLAGLAALLLLGLGLSRDAALPLFLREWPWAAGYAYNFFHAAASADVIPHSTILSHFWSLAVEEQFYLVWPLFLWWVPARHTRRALLGIVLAGPLLRGLTWALASAGWLGGPGGRPDLVVYLLPWSSLDAFAIGGWLALRREALPSWSPWAGLGAVLGLGLLAGVPAGFPAWTSLGYPAFMGQAGQAVWGYSALAVACGLVLHALRRGAFLPRLFALAPLQYLGKISYGLYVFHYPLMALTNRACGHSAPGPGRILLMLALTIAVSAASYEWFEKRFLALKDRWFPTRAGAQS; encoded by the coding sequence ATGATGCGGTCCTTGGACAGCTTCCGGTTCTTCGCCTTCCTGGCGGTCTTCCTGTTTCATGCCGGCTGGCTGGACTGCGGCTATCTGGGCGTGCTGGCCTTCTTCGTGCTGTCCGGCTTCCTGCTCACGCCGATCCTGTTGAAGATGAAGGCGGGGCTGCCACGCCGCGAGTACTTCCTGCACTTCTACGGCCGGCGCGCCCTGCGGATCTTCCCGCTCTACTACGCCTACCTGGGGTTGGCCGGACTGGCCGCGCTGCTGCTGCTGGGGCTGGGTCTGAGCCGGGACGCGGCCCTGCCGCTCTTCCTGCGCGAGTGGCCCTGGGCGGCGGGCTACGCCTACAACTTCTTCCACGCCGCCGCCAGCGCCGACGTGATTCCGCACTCCACCATCCTCTCGCACTTCTGGTCCCTTGCAGTGGAGGAGCAGTTCTATCTGGTCTGGCCCCTCTTCCTCTGGTGGGTGCCTGCCCGGCACACGCGCCGCGCGCTTTTGGGTATCGTGCTGGCCGGCCCCCTGCTGCGGGGTCTGACCTGGGCGCTGGCGAGCGCGGGCTGGCTGGGGGGACCCGGCGGCCGGCCGGATCTGGTGGTCTACCTGCTGCCCTGGTCCTCCCTGGACGCCTTCGCCATCGGCGGTTGGCTGGCCTTGCGCCGGGAGGCGCTGCCCAGCTGGTCTCCCTGGGCCGGGCTGGGCGCCGTGCTGGGCCTGGGTCTGCTCGCCGGGGTGCCCGCAGGATTCCCCGCCTGGACCAGCCTGGGGTATCCGGCCTTCATGGGCCAGGCCGGCCAGGCCGTCTGGGGCTACTCGGCGCTGGCCGTCGCCTGCGGCCTGGTGCTGCACGCCCTGCGCCGCGGGGCCTTCCTGCCGCGCCTGTTCGCGCTGGCGCCGCTGCAGTACCTGGGGAAGATCAGCTACGGGCTCTACGTCTTCCACTACCCGCTGATGGCCTTGACCAACCGCGCCTGCGGACACAGCGCGCCCGGACCCGGCCGGATCCTGCTCATGCTGGCGCTGACCATCGCCGTCAGCGCCGCCAGCTACGAGTGGTTTGAGAAGCGCTTCCTGGCACTCAAGGATCGCTGGTTTCCCACGCGCGCCGGCGCACAGAGTTGA
- a CDS encoding HAMP domain-containing sensor histidine kinase codes for MIKSGRVRQRIPLVISVGIMVLALAQSVWWMVYQVGEGGRRRDLELRVLEERASLAERELQAVGRPLSPAEQTRLLARFPGLSLMAAEESVTGLSPVVGSAAIRLAWAEHNRRTRMFLLEGAFFTLLLLAGIWVQINTHQRLSEAVRQQSNFISGVTHELKSPLTSIRLYAELLENETIKPEARLRGAAVIREETDRLSNLVEQILRARALEARDMRLEPQQLELGAWLGERVEALRARLRAHDRELILEEGLDGALPPGWVLADPEALDLVLGNLLDNAVKYSPKASAVRLGLRMQRHWAEFWVADQGVGFHAEESRRLFDRFYRGGNELTRRTKGTGLGLYLVREFVEAMAGRVIAESDGPGRGARFTVVLPLQRKRKA; via the coding sequence TTGATCAAGAGTGGGCGGGTCCGGCAGCGCATTCCCCTGGTGATCTCCGTGGGCATCATGGTGCTGGCTCTGGCTCAGTCCGTCTGGTGGATGGTGTACCAGGTGGGGGAGGGCGGGCGCCGCCGGGACCTGGAGTTGCGCGTCCTGGAGGAGCGGGCCAGCCTGGCCGAGCGCGAACTGCAGGCCGTGGGCCGGCCGCTCAGCCCGGCGGAACAGACCCGGCTGCTGGCGCGCTTTCCCGGACTCTCGCTGATGGCCGCCGAGGAGTCCGTCACGGGCCTGAGCCCGGTCGTAGGCAGCGCGGCCATTCGTCTGGCCTGGGCGGAGCACAACCGCCGCACACGCATGTTCCTGCTGGAGGGCGCCTTTTTCACGCTGCTGCTGCTGGCCGGAATTTGGGTGCAGATCAACACGCACCAGCGACTCAGCGAGGCTGTGCGCCAGCAGTCCAACTTCATCAGCGGCGTGACCCACGAGCTGAAATCTCCCCTCACCTCCATCCGCCTCTATGCCGAGCTGCTGGAGAACGAGACCATCAAGCCCGAGGCCCGGCTGCGCGGGGCGGCGGTGATCCGCGAGGAGACGGACCGCCTGTCCAATCTGGTGGAGCAGATCCTGCGCGCCCGGGCGCTGGAAGCCCGCGACATGCGCCTGGAACCCCAGCAGCTGGAGCTGGGCGCCTGGCTGGGAGAGCGGGTGGAGGCGTTGCGGGCCCGCCTGCGCGCCCACGACCGCGAGTTGATCCTGGAAGAGGGGCTGGACGGCGCCCTCCCGCCCGGCTGGGTGCTGGCCGACCCCGAGGCCCTGGACCTGGTGTTGGGCAACCTGCTGGACAACGCCGTCAAGTATTCGCCCAAGGCCAGCGCCGTGCGGTTGGGGCTGCGCATGCAGCGCCACTGGGCCGAGTTCTGGGTCGCCGACCAGGGCGTGGGCTTTCACGCCGAAGAGAGCCGCCGGCTCTTCGACCGCTTCTACCGCGGCGGCAACGAGCTCACCCGCCGCACCAAGGGGACGGGCCTGGGTCTGTACCTTGTGCGGGAATTCGTGGAGGCCATGGCGGGCCGGGTGATCGCCGAGAGCGACGGTCCCGGCCGCGGAGCCCGCTTCACCGTGGTGCTGCCCCTGCAGCGCAAGCGAAAGGCCTGA
- a CDS encoding response regulator transcription factor: MARILIVEDEEHIAEALQLNLEAAGHECRVVDNGDTALRVILEAGSELVLLDVMLPGLDGFEVCRRAREQGARLPILFLTAKDLESDRLLGLELGGDDYLTKPFSMRELLARIDVMLRRQSWYLAPPPSGDTLTFGGHEVNFDSYEARLAGGERVRLTQKECMLLKLLAEKDGLVVERAEILDRIWGYENYPSTRTVDNLVLHLRKYFEPDPSEPRHFLSVYRVGYRFIRNPDQA, translated from the coding sequence ATGGCGCGCATACTCATCGTGGAGGACGAGGAGCACATCGCCGAGGCACTGCAGTTGAACCTGGAGGCCGCCGGGCACGAGTGCCGCGTGGTGGACAACGGAGACACGGCGCTGCGCGTGATCCTCGAGGCCGGCTCCGAGCTGGTGCTGCTGGACGTGATGCTGCCGGGGCTGGACGGCTTCGAGGTCTGCCGCCGAGCCCGCGAGCAGGGCGCCCGGCTGCCCATCCTCTTCCTCACGGCCAAGGACCTGGAGAGCGACCGCCTGTTGGGCCTGGAACTGGGCGGCGACGACTACCTCACCAAACCTTTCAGCATGCGCGAACTGCTGGCCCGCATCGACGTGATGCTGCGCCGGCAGTCCTGGTACCTGGCGCCGCCGCCCTCGGGTGACACGCTGACCTTCGGCGGGCACGAGGTGAACTTCGACAGCTACGAGGCGCGCCTGGCCGGCGGCGAGCGCGTGCGCCTGACCCAGAAGGAATGCATGCTGCTCAAGCTGCTGGCCGAGAAGGACGGACTGGTGGTGGAGCGCGCCGAGATCCTGGACCGCATCTGGGGCTACGAGAACTACCCCTCCACGCGCACCGTGGACAACCTGGTGCTCCATCTGCGCAAGTACTTCGAGCCGGATCCCTCGGAGCCCCGACACTTCCTCTCCGTCTACCGCGTGGGCTATCGCTTCATCCGCAACCCTGACCAAGCCTAG
- a CDS encoding cytochrome c biogenesis protein CcdA, with protein MRQHPFGRFVRLLVGLGALLPILALAGPSPAAPAAFDPAKAVEVEALLSHDRVAPGQEVRVAVVFHVPKGYHITDRKYEMFYVEADTTEFLRLDKLVYPKGVTEHEEQVYRGDVTVTGLLNLKPGAADTLEWKIRAGYQICSETGDLTCYMPVDKELTLRVPVGTAPAEAAPQNAEVFGAPAATAAAGSAADSAQAVAAPRAGLEGRLQDALEKGSWMAFLLVFLGGVLSSLTPCVYPVIPITISFIGARSKGRLHGFVQSLFFVAGMALVYSALGLAAALGGGSFGAIGQSPVVQAVIAGIFLIFAASMFGAFEMQLPSSISAKLQSGDKSGPLGAVLMGAITGFIAAPCVGPIIVTLLVFIAATQNLMLGFFLMLSYALGMGVLFLLIGTFAGALNSLPGAGSWMETVKKFFGVVMVAMAVYFLRDLLPGSWLPWLAGAGLVIFGVFTGAFDPVDEDSETPRKLFKALGWVALLIGARFLLFGFGAALPAGSVAPQAKAELSWEVSSPDADRHADLLAAAAAEGKPVIVDFWATWCAQCKELDHKTWTDPAVFEAGQRFQRVKMDMTQSETEWAKAQNTAFGVVGMPTVIFYDSQGQEVTRFVGFQEPAKVLEILQGVQ; from the coding sequence ATGCGTCAGCATCCATTCGGGCGGTTTGTCCGCCTCCTCGTCGGACTCGGGGCCCTGTTGCCGATCCTGGCGCTGGCCGGACCCAGCCCGGCTGCGCCCGCCGCCTTCGATCCGGCCAAAGCCGTGGAGGTGGAGGCCCTGCTCTCCCATGACCGGGTGGCGCCCGGGCAGGAGGTCCGGGTGGCCGTGGTCTTCCACGTGCCCAAGGGCTACCACATCACGGACCGCAAGTACGAGATGTTCTACGTCGAGGCGGACACCACCGAGTTCCTGCGGCTGGACAAGCTGGTCTATCCCAAAGGCGTGACGGAGCACGAAGAGCAGGTCTATCGCGGTGACGTGACCGTGACCGGGCTGCTGAACCTCAAGCCCGGCGCCGCCGACACCCTGGAGTGGAAGATCCGCGCCGGCTACCAGATCTGCAGCGAGACCGGCGACCTGACCTGCTACATGCCGGTGGACAAGGAGCTGACGCTGCGCGTCCCCGTGGGCACGGCGCCCGCGGAGGCCGCCCCGCAGAATGCCGAAGTCTTCGGCGCGCCGGCGGCCACGGCGGCGGCGGGATCGGCTGCGGATTCCGCCCAGGCGGTGGCCGCGCCCCGCGCGGGCCTGGAGGGCCGCCTGCAGGACGCGCTGGAGAAGGGCAGCTGGATGGCCTTTCTGCTGGTCTTTCTGGGGGGCGTGCTCTCCAGCCTGACGCCCTGCGTCTACCCGGTCATCCCCATCACCATCTCCTTCATCGGCGCACGCAGCAAGGGCCGCCTGCACGGCTTCGTGCAGTCGCTGTTCTTCGTGGCCGGCATGGCGCTGGTCTACTCGGCGCTGGGCCTGGCGGCCGCGCTGGGCGGCGGCTCCTTCGGCGCCATCGGGCAGTCGCCCGTGGTCCAGGCGGTCATCGCGGGGATCTTCCTGATCTTCGCCGCCAGCATGTTCGGCGCCTTCGAGATGCAGCTGCCCTCTTCGATTTCCGCCAAGCTCCAAAGTGGCGACAAGTCCGGCCCGCTGGGCGCCGTCCTGATGGGCGCGATCACGGGCTTCATCGCCGCCCCCTGCGTCGGCCCGATCATCGTCACGCTGCTGGTGTTCATCGCCGCCACGCAAAATCTGATGCTCGGCTTCTTCCTCATGTTGAGCTACGCGCTGGGCATGGGCGTGCTTTTCTTGCTGATTGGAACCTTCGCCGGGGCGCTCAACAGCCTGCCCGGCGCCGGCAGCTGGATGGAGACCGTGAAGAAGTTCTTCGGCGTTGTGATGGTGGCCATGGCCGTCTATTTCCTGCGCGATCTGCTCCCGGGCAGCTGGCTGCCCTGGCTCGCCGGCGCCGGGCTGGTGATCTTCGGCGTGTTCACGGGTGCCTTTGATCCGGTGGACGAGGACAGCGAGACCCCGCGCAAGTTGTTCAAGGCGCTGGGCTGGGTGGCCCTGCTCATCGGCGCGCGCTTCCTGCTCTTCGGGTTCGGCGCGGCGCTGCCAGCGGGCAGCGTGGCTCCGCAGGCAAAGGCGGAACTCAGCTGGGAGGTCAGCTCGCCGGACGCGGATCGCCACGCGGATCTGCTGGCCGCGGCGGCCGCGGAGGGCAAGCCGGTCATCGTCGATTTCTGGGCCACCTGGTGCGCCCAGTGCAAGGAATTGGACCACAAGACGTGGACAGATCCCGCGGTTTTCGAGGCCGGGCAGCGCTTCCAGCGCGTGAAGATGGACATGACCCAGTCGGAGACGGAGTGGGCCAAGGCGCAGAACACGGCCTTCGGCGTGGTGGGCATGCCCACGGTGATTTTCTACGACAGCCAGGGCCAGGAAGTGACGCGCTTCGTGGGGTTCCAGGAACCGGCCAAGGTGCTGGAAATCCTGCAGGGCGTGCAGTAG
- a CDS encoding acyl-CoA dehydrogenase family protein produces the protein MSYKALDFYSFDSLLREEELAVALEVRRWVGERFLPLVSDCFEQDRFPLELAREMGALGLFGATLDGWGCAGLSHTAYGLINRELERGDSGLRSFLSVQSGLVMYPIWRFGSREQQDHWLPRLARGEAIGCFGLTEPDHGSDPGGMETRAEDKGDHYLLNGAKMWITNGSVADVAVVWAKLDGAVRGFLVERGTPGFTAPLQKHKFSLRASVTSELVFQDVRLPKSALLPGVEGLKGPLSCLNQARYGIAWGAVGAAQACFDEALQYQQERRQFDRPLASFQLQQAKFAEMLTAITAAQAIALRLGQLKDEGKVTPAQISLAKRHNVAMALDVARSCRAMLGANGISLEYQTGRHMLNLESVYTYEGTHDIHTLVLGQAVTGIASYS, from the coding sequence ATGTCCTACAAGGCCCTCGACTTCTATTCCTTCGATTCACTGCTCCGCGAGGAGGAGCTGGCCGTGGCCCTGGAGGTGCGCCGCTGGGTGGGCGAGCGCTTCCTGCCGCTGGTGTCCGACTGCTTTGAGCAGGACCGCTTCCCGCTGGAACTCGCCCGGGAGATGGGCGCGCTGGGGCTGTTCGGCGCCACGCTGGACGGCTGGGGCTGCGCGGGCCTGAGCCACACGGCCTACGGCCTGATCAATCGCGAACTGGAGCGCGGCGACAGCGGCCTGCGCAGTTTCCTCTCCGTGCAGAGCGGGCTGGTCATGTACCCGATCTGGCGCTTCGGCAGCCGCGAGCAGCAGGATCACTGGCTGCCGCGCCTGGCTCGGGGCGAGGCCATCGGCTGCTTCGGGCTGACGGAGCCCGACCATGGCAGCGATCCTGGCGGGATGGAAACCCGGGCCGAGGACAAAGGCGACCACTATCTGCTCAACGGCGCCAAGATGTGGATCACCAACGGCAGTGTGGCCGACGTGGCCGTGGTCTGGGCCAAGCTGGACGGCGCGGTGCGCGGCTTTCTGGTGGAGCGCGGCACGCCGGGCTTCACGGCGCCGCTGCAGAAGCACAAATTCAGCCTGCGGGCCAGCGTCACCAGCGAACTGGTCTTCCAGGATGTGCGCCTGCCCAAGTCGGCCCTCTTGCCCGGCGTGGAAGGGCTGAAGGGTCCCCTCTCGTGCCTCAACCAGGCGCGCTACGGCATCGCCTGGGGAGCCGTGGGCGCCGCCCAGGCCTGCTTCGACGAGGCCCTGCAGTACCAGCAGGAGCGCCGCCAGTTCGACCGGCCGCTGGCCTCCTTCCAGCTGCAGCAGGCCAAGTTCGCCGAGATGCTGACGGCCATCACGGCGGCCCAGGCCATCGCGCTGCGGCTGGGTCAGCTCAAGGACGAGGGCAAGGTGACGCCCGCGCAGATCAGCCTGGCCAAGCGCCACAACGTGGCTATGGCGCTGGACGTGGCGCGCAGCTGTCGGGCCATGCTGGGGGCCAACGGCATCAGCCTGGAGTACCAGACGGGGCGGCACATGCTGAATCTGGAGAGCGTCTACACCTACGAGGGCACACACGACATCCACACGCTGGTGCTGGGTCAGGCGGTGACGGGAATCGCCAGCTACTCCTGA